One part of the Streptococcus sp. oral taxon 431 genome encodes these proteins:
- a CDS encoding YesL family protein → MAHKGSGLIKAAFDTDNFLMRFCEKVLDIVTVNLLFVVSCLPIVTIGVAKISLYQTIFEVKSSRRVPVFKTYIRAFKQNLKLGLQLGLLELGIFLISVVDLSLFWSQTSLGFQLIKAICLGILIFLTLVMLASYPIAARYDLTWKEVLQKGLLLVSFNFVWFFLMFAIILLIMMLLYLSGFTLVLGGSAFLLFGFGLLAFCQAGLMEKLFAKYQAD, encoded by the coding sequence ATGGCACATAAAGGATCTGGATTGATAAAAGCGGCATTTGATACGGATAACTTTCTTATGCGATTTTGTGAGAAGGTTTTAGATATCGTGACGGTTAACCTACTCTTTGTTGTGTCTTGTTTGCCTATTGTGACAATCGGAGTAGCAAAAATTAGTCTCTATCAGACAATCTTCGAAGTTAAGAGTAGTCGTCGTGTTCCTGTTTTTAAAACGTATATAAGAGCCTTTAAGCAAAATTTGAAATTAGGTCTCCAGTTAGGTTTGTTGGAACTTGGAATTTTTCTGATTAGCGTTGTTGACTTATCTCTATTCTGGAGTCAAACCAGCCTAGGCTTCCAGCTCATTAAAGCCATTTGCTTGGGAATACTGATATTTTTAACCCTAGTTATGTTGGCTAGTTATCCAATTGCAGCACGATATGACTTGACTTGGAAAGAAGTTCTTCAAAAGGGCTTGCTTTTGGTCAGCTTTAACTTCGTGTGGTTCTTCTTGATGTTTGCAATTATTTTATTAATCATGATGCTTCTCTATCTATCAGGCTTCACTCTAGTGCTTGGTGGTTCAGCATTTCTACTTTTTGGCTTTGGCCTTCTTGCTTTTTGCCAAGCTGGATTAATGGAAAAATTGTTTGCTAAATATCAAGCAGATTGA
- a CDS encoding dihydrodipicolinate synthase family protein: protein MSDLKKYEGVIPAFYACYDDAGEVSPERTRALVQYFIDKGVQGLYVNGSSGECIYQSVEDRKLILEEVMAVAKGKLTIIAHVACNNTKDSIELARHAESLGVDAIATIPPIYFRLPEYSVAKYWNDISAAAPNTDYVIYNIPQLAGVALTPSLYTEMLKNPRVIGVKNSSMPVQDIQTFVSLGGDDHIVFNGPDEQFLGGRLMGAKAGIGGTYGAMPELFLKLNQLIADKDLETARELQYAINAIIGKLTAAHGNMYGVIKEVLKINEGLNIGSVRSPLTPVTEEDRPVVEAAAALIRETKERFL from the coding sequence ATGTCAGATTTAAAAAAATATGAAGGTGTCATTCCTGCCTTCTACGCATGTTATGATGATGCGGGTGAAGTAAGCCCAGAACGTACTCGTGCCTTGGTGCAATACTTCATTGATAAAGGTGTTCAGGGGCTTTATGTCAACGGTTCTTCAGGTGAATGTATCTACCAAAGCGTAGAGGACCGCAAATTGATCTTGGAAGAAGTCATGGCAGTTGCTAAAGGTAAATTGACCATCATTGCTCATGTGGCTTGCAACAATACTAAAGACAGTATCGAACTTGCTCGCCATGCTGAAAGCTTGGGAGTAGATGCTATTGCAACAATCCCACCAATTTACTTCCGTTTGCCTGAGTACTCAGTTGCTAAATACTGGAACGACATTAGTGCAGCGGCACCAAATACAGACTACGTTATCTACAACATTCCTCAATTGGCAGGTGTTGCCTTGACTCCAAGTCTTTACACAGAAATGTTGAAAAACCCACGTGTCATTGGTGTTAAAAATTCTTCAATGCCAGTTCAAGATATCCAAACTTTTGTTAGTCTTGGTGGTGATGATCATATCGTCTTTAATGGTCCAGACGAACAATTCCTAGGTGGACGTCTCATGGGTGCAAAAGCTGGTATCGGTGGTACTTATGGTGCTATGCCAGAACTCTTCTTGAAACTCAACCAATTGATTGCAGATAAAGACCTAGAAACAGCGCGTGAATTGCAATATGCTATCAACGCTATCATCGGTAAATTGACTGCAGCTCATGGAAATATGTACGGCGTTATCAAAGAAGTCTTGAAAATCAATGAAGGACTTAATATCGGATCAGTTCGTTCTCCACTTACACCAGTGACCGAAGAAGATCGTCCAGTTGTAGAAGCAGCTGCGGCATTGATTCGTGAAACTAAGGAGCGTTTCCTCTAA
- a CDS encoding ROK family protein → MTNYVAIDIGGTNIKYGLIDQDGQLVESHEVATEAHKGGPHILQKTKAIVASYLEKGPVSGVAISSAGMVDPDKGEIFYAGPQIPNYAGTQFKKEIEESFNIPCEIENDVNCAGLAEAVSGSGKGAGITLCLTIGTGIGGCLIIDGQIFHGFSNSACEVGYMHMQDGAFQDLASTTALVEYVAKAHDEEVAHWNGRRIFKEATEGNKLCMEGIDRMVDYLGKGLANICYVANPEVVILGGGIMGQEAILKPKIRTALKDALVPSLAEKTRLEFARHQNTAGMLGAYYHFKTKQS, encoded by the coding sequence ATGACTAATTACGTTGCAATTGATATTGGTGGAACTAATATCAAATATGGTTTAATTGATCAGGATGGACAACTTGTAGAGTCTCACGAAGTAGCGACTGAGGCTCACAAGGGTGGTCCACACATTTTACAAAAAACAAAAGCTATCGTAGCTAGCTATCTAGAAAAAGGACCAGTATCAGGTGTAGCCATTTCCTCGGCGGGAATGGTTGATCCTGATAAGGGTGAGATTTTCTACGCTGGTCCACAGATTCCAAATTATGCCGGAACTCAATTTAAAAAGGAAATTGAAGAAAGCTTTAACATTCCTTGTGAAATTGAGAATGATGTCAACTGCGCAGGGCTAGCAGAAGCGGTTTCTGGATCTGGAAAAGGTGCAGGAATAACGCTTTGTTTGACCATCGGAACAGGTATCGGTGGTTGTTTAATCATTGATGGCCAGATTTTCCATGGATTTAGTAATTCTGCCTGTGAAGTTGGCTATATGCATATGCAGGATGGGGCTTTCCAAGATTTAGCTTCTACAACTGCCTTGGTTGAGTATGTAGCCAAGGCTCATGATGAGGAAGTGGCTCATTGGAATGGTCGCAGAATTTTCAAAGAAGCTACAGAAGGCAATAAACTCTGTATGGAGGGCATTGACCGTATGGTAGACTATCTTGGGAAAGGTCTTGCTAACATCTGTTATGTTGCCAATCCAGAGGTTGTTATACTAGGTGGTGGTATTATGGGGCAAGAAGCGATTTTGAAACCGAAAATTCGTACAGCTCTGAAAGATGCGCTTGTTCCGAGCTTAGCGGAAAAAACAAGATTAGAATTTGCGCGTCATCAAAATACTGCAGGTATGCTTGGAGCCTACTATCACTTCAAAACAAAACAATCCTAA